A stretch of the Rhizobium sp. CCGE531 genome encodes the following:
- a CDS encoding TIM barrel protein codes for MAERVISVSGAPYDGHSREAALESAATLGFTHFEPAFIVGYTEPFDETAFTPSEMTGWRSALKSSGLSCHAMSSHIDLGFEDSVEVFTGRMAFAAAIGAQVIATNAAARQREAAFRRNVEIILRRAEAFNIVVGLENPGDGSDSLINTARDGISLVEEFGSPFLRLNYDAANTASHRPDMDDLAGDGILALLGSAHAHIKDVRETDEGWYFCDIGDGKVGCERLLAAIAKVDGFPVSIELPLRLHRNRRAQPLRRQDPVPLSTIEDSLARSLKVVRRALNDNQ; via the coding sequence ATGGCTGAACGGGTGATCTCCGTGTCGGGAGCGCCGTACGATGGGCATAGCAGAGAGGCCGCACTGGAGAGCGCGGCAACCCTCGGATTCACACATTTCGAGCCGGCCTTTATCGTTGGATATACAGAACCCTTTGACGAGACCGCCTTCACACCTTCAGAGATGACCGGTTGGCGCAGCGCGCTTAAGTCTTCGGGGCTCTCATGCCACGCTATGTCGTCGCATATCGACCTTGGTTTCGAAGATTCGGTCGAAGTGTTTACGGGCCGCATGGCATTCGCCGCGGCGATTGGAGCCCAGGTTATTGCGACCAACGCCGCCGCCCGACAAAGAGAGGCGGCATTCCGTCGCAACGTCGAGATCATACTGAGAAGAGCGGAAGCCTTCAATATCGTCGTTGGCCTGGAGAACCCAGGAGACGGCAGCGATAGCCTGATCAACACCGCGCGGGACGGTATTTCCCTTGTTGAGGAATTCGGTTCGCCCTTTTTGAGGTTAAATTACGACGCCGCAAATACGGCGTCACATCGACCGGACATGGACGATCTCGCAGGTGATGGGATCCTGGCGCTGCTGGGATCGGCGCACGCCCATATCAAGGATGTCCGCGAAACCGATGAAGGCTGGTATTTTTGCGATATCGGGGACGGCAAGGTCGGCTGCGAACGCCTCCTGGCTGCGATTGCAAAGGTCGATGGCTTCCCCGTCAGTATCGAACTCCCCTTGAGACTGCATCGAAATCGGCGGGCGCAGCCGCTTCGCCGCCAAGATCCCGTGCCGCTGTCAACGATCGAGGACTCGCTCGCTCGGTCGCTCAAGGTCGTCCGGCGAGCGCTCAACGACAATCAATGA